The Vulcanimicrobium alpinum sequence ACGACGTCGGCGGTCGCTTCGTATAGGGCGTCGATCCGGTCCTCGTCGGTCTCGACCTGCGGGCCGGCGATCCCGCCGTCGCGCGGGTAGCGATGCGTCGTCGAGAACGCGAGGAACAGGTCGCCGCTCGAGACGCGTGAGGTCGCGCCGGTGCGCGCGAGTCCGATCGTCGCGCGTTTCGCGATATCGCGCAGGCGCGCGTGATCGAGCGGCGCGTCGGTTGCGACGACGATGATGATGCTGCCGTCGGCCGCGCGGCCGCGCAGCGGCATCGCCGCCGCCGCCGCGCGCCGCCGGATCGGAAGCAGCTCGTGCGTCAGCGAGCGGCCGACCGGGACGCCGTCGATCCGCAGATCGGCGCGCGGCTGCGAACCGATGTTCGCGTTGAGCAGCACGCCGACGGTGTAACCGCCGAGGGTCTTCGGCAGGACGCGCGACGCCGATCCGATCCCCCCGGCGAACGCGAACGCCAGCATCCCCGTTCCTGCGCCGACGTTGCCGCGCGCGAAGTCGCCGCTCTTCGCAGCCTCGAGCACCGCGACGACGTCTTCGGCATGCACGTACCGGCCTTGAATGTCGTTGAGTCCTTGATCGTCGCACTCGGCGACGAGCGGGAGCGGGACGTCGTCGCTGCGCCCGATCTGCGGATGGTGGGCGATCATCCACGAGACGACGCCGTCGTCGGCGCGGCCGACGTCGAGCGTGTCGGTCAGCACGATCGGCACCTCGAGAAACCCCGCCTGGTCGACCCAGTGCGCGCCGGTCATCTCGCCGTTGCCGTTCAGGTCGAACGTCGCTGCGGCGACGCGCTGGTTCCAGATGTCCTCGTTCGGGACGATCGCGGTCGCGCCGGTCCGCACGTCGGTGCCTTCGACCTTGGTGACGTGCGCGACGCGCACGCCGGGGACATCGGTGATCGCGTCGACGGGTCCGGGCGTCAGCGTCCCGATCGCGACGGGCGAACGCGCGCCCGCGGGCGCGGCGAGCAGGACGAGAGCGAACGAGAACGCGAGCGTACGACGCATCTGCCGCCGATTCACGCCGTCGCGGCGATGTGCCTGTGCGACGCGGCCTCGACCCGCAGACGTTCGTAAGCGTCGCGCAGCGCCGCAAGCCGTTGCGGGTCGACGCGGCACCCCGCGTTGGGACCGCTTGCGACCGGCTCGTCGAACATGCGCGGCGGCAGGGTGTCCTCGGCGGACGTCCAGCCGAGCCGCGCGTTGATTGCGCGCTTGCGCTCCCACGTGCGCTGTGCGGCGGCGCTCAGCCCGTCGGCATCGAGCGCGAGCCCCGCGACCGCGCTCCACAGCGCCGCCGCTTCGCGCTCGAAATCGTCGAAGCAGTCGCGCACGAACTTGCACAGCACCAGGCTGTCCCACGCCATTGCGCGGTTCTCCGCTTCGATCGCGTCGGCGGCGCGGGTCTCGTCGTCACGTTCGGCGGACGGGTCGCGCAGGTCGCGATCGTAGGTCGCCGCGCGGTTGTGACACGCACCGCGCGTGCACGTCGCGAGGCCGAGCGCGTACGTCGGAAGCGTCCGCGGTTCGTAGCCCGGCAGTTCGAGCCCCTTGCAATGCATCGCAAATCGTTCCGCGCCCTTGCCGATACGCTGCGCTGCCGCGCGCACGCCGTCGGCGAGCAGGTCGCCCAGACCGCGCCGCTCCGCGACCGCGTCGATCGCGGGCAGCAGGACCGCGGCGTTCCCGAAACGCAGCGGCGGGCCGAACGCATCGGCCGCGACCAGGCCGTGCTGCGCGCACTCCATCGCGAACGCGATCGCCGATCCGGCGGAGATCGTATCGATCCCGACGGCGTCGCAGCGCGCGATCGCGTCGAGCACCGCGTCGAGATCGTCGACGCCGCAGTTCGGACCGAACGCCCACACCGACTCGTACTCGCTCGCGGCGGCGGCGCGGCGGTCGCGATCTTTGCGCACGTAAAGGTGCTCGCACTGCACCGGACAGCCCGCGCAGCCCGCGCGCAGTTCGAGGTACGTCCCGCGCGCCTCGCGCGCGCGCTCGGGCGTCACGTTCTCCGCCCCCTCGAACGTCGCGGCGGTGAAGTTGCGCGTCGGGAGCTGACCCATCCGCTGCAGGACGCGCAGGTTCGCGCTCGTGCCGAGGACGCGGTACTTCGCCGTCGTCGGACCGAGCGCGCGCTCGCGCAGCACGTTCGACAACGCCGCCGTCGCCGCCGGATCCGCAATCCGGACCTCGCCGCGGCCGCGCAGCGCGATCGCCTTGAGCCGCTTCGCGCCGAACACCGCACCGGTGCCGCCGCGCCCGGCTTGACGCCCGTCGTTCTCGACGGCCGCATAGCGCACGCCGCGTTCGCCGGCGGGACCGATCGCGCAGACGCGCAAGGAACGGTCCCCGTACCGTTCGCGCAGCGCTTTCGTCGTCTCGCGCGCCGACCGTCCTGCAAGGCCGGATGCATCTTCGAAACGGACGTCGTCGCCGTCGATCGCGAGCACCGTCCACGCGTCGCTCGCCCCCGTCACCACGATCGCGGCCAGCCCGCAGCGGCGCAGCACCGCCGAGAAATGGCTCGACGAGAGCCCCTCGTTCAGCAGCCCGGTGAGCGGCGAGATCGTCGCCAGCGCGTGCTTGTTGGCCGCCGGCACCGGCGTCGACGCGAACGGGCCGGCGGCGATCACGATCGGATTCTCCGGTCCGAGCGGATCGAGCCGTCCGCGCACGCGCTCGTCGGTCAGCCGCACGGCGAGCCCGACGCCGCCGAGCGCGTCAGCGAAGACCTCGTCGCCGAGCGCGGTGCGGCGAACGCTGCGCGCGCTCAGATCGACTTCGAGCAGATCGCGCGGGCCAGCGTACGTCATCCGCCGCTCGCGAGGAACAGCACGCACGGACGATCGCCGTCGCCGAATCGTTCGCCTTCGCGCGGCGCACGTCGCCCGTCGAGCAGGACGAGATTCGGTTCGACCAGCGCGTCGCGCGAGGGCGCGATGACCCCGGGGACCATCGACGGGATCGCGTCGGCGAGTGCGCGCACGAACTCGGCGTAGGTGAGCGCGCCGTCCGCCCGGATCTCGACCGTCGCCGTCCCCGCGAGCGCGCGCGCCATCCCGAACAATTCGACCCTCACGCCGGCACCTGCGGCGCGACGATGCGCACGTCGCCGGCGTGCGCGCAGTCGTAGCCCCCGAGCGATTCGACCTCGCGGCGGAACGCGTCGTCGTGCAGCGTTGCGATCAGCGCTGCGATGCGCGGTTCTTCGAGCGTCCGTGCCGGGAGCGCGAGTTCGTACGGCTCCCACGCGACCGAGACGAACGGCAGATCGAAGGCGCGCGCGGCCGCGCGGATCGCCAGGCCGGCATCGGCGCTGCCGTTCGCGATCAATTGCGCGACGGCGAGGTGCGAGAACTCGATGCGATCGTACCCCGCGATCGCCTCCGGCGCGATCCCGGCGCGCGCGAGCAGCACGTCGAAGAGTATGCGCGTGCCGGCGTCCGGCTGCCGGTTCACGAAGCGCGCGCCCGTCGCCGCGATCCCGGCGATCGCATCGATCGCGAGCGGGTTGCCGCGCGCGAGAACGAGGCCCTGCTCCCGGCGTGCGAGCAGGACGAGGGCGACGGGTTCGGGCGGCCCGTACCGCCGCACCGCGGCGTCGTTGTAGGTCTGCGTCGGCGGATCGAGCACGTGCGTCCCGGCGAGATGCGCGGCGCGCTGCCGCAGCGCGGAGAGGCCAGCGATGCTGCCGACGTGCGCCGAGACGAGTTCGATCTGCGCGCTCGCGAGGCGCCCCGCGAGCACGTCGAGCGCGACGTCGTGGCTGCCGACGGCGAGCAGGGTGCGTTCGATCGCCGAGAGCGGCCGCAGGGCGCGCGCCGGGAGCCGCGCGCCTGCGCGCGCGCCTTCGCTCAGCCGCGGGATCGCCAGCAGGACGTTCGCCCGCGAGAGCGAGGTGATCACGCCCGCTCCGCGCCGCAGCGGCGTCGCGACGATTCGCCCGTCGACTCGTGCCGCGACCGCCCGGACATATTCGTCCTCGCCGAGCGGCGAGTAGAGCTTGCGCGTCACTTCGACGTCGATCGTCTGCTCGTCGGGCGGATCGCGGCGGCCGAGCCGCTCGAGCAGCGGGCGCAGAAACAGGTCGGCGCAGATCGCCGCGCTCACCGGATAACCGGGGATGCCGAGCAACGGAACGCGCGCCTCGCGCGCGACCGCGAGCACGAGCGGATGGCCGGGCCGGATCGCGACGCCGTGCACGACGACGTCGCCGAACCGCGCGAACACGCGCGCGGTGTAATCGTCGCGTCCCGCCGACGACCCGGCGTTGACGAGCACGACGTCCGCGCTCGCGGATGCGCGCGCCACCGCCGCGACCAGCAGCTCTTCGACGTCCGGGAGGCGGATCGCGAGCGCGACGGTGCCGCCGTAGCGCTTCACGCACGCACTCAGCAAGACGGCGTTGGAATCGAGGATCGCGCCGGGCGGCGGATCGTCGGCGGTGACGTCGACGAGTTCGTCGCCCGTGGTGATCAGCGCGACGCGCGGCCGCCTCACCACGTCGACGCGCGCGACGCCGGCCGCCGCGCACAACGCAAGATCCGCGGGGCCGAGCAGACGGCGCGCGGGGACGACGACGTCGCTCGCGACGACGTCTTCGCCGATCGCGCGCACGTGTTCGAACGGTGCGACGGCGGCGCGGATCGCGACGCGCCCTCCCTCGCGCGGCTCGACGCGCTCGATCGGCACCACCGCGTCGAACCCCGGGGGGAGCGGATCGCCGGTGTCGACGACGAGCGCGTCGCGCGCTTCGAGGACGACTGGCGCGGTCTCGCGGGCGCCCGCCGTGCGCGCCGCGCGGACCGCGATCCCGTCCATCGCGCACGCGTGATAGTGCGGCGACGAGAGCCGCGCGATCACGGCGCGTGCGGTCACGCGGTCGAGCGCGTCGTCCAGCGCGACCGTCTCGACCGCGTCGCCGCGCGCGTCGACGCCGTGCGCCCGCAGCGCCGCGTCGAATCGTTCGCGCGCCGTCTCGAGCGGGATGTCGTGCAGAAACACGGTGCGCGTTGCGGTCACGGAACGATCACCCGCACCGTCTCGCCGGCCGCGACGCCGCTGCGGTCGAACGGGATCGCGATCAGCGCGTCGGCGCGCACGAGCGTGAAGATGAGGTTGGAGGCGCCGAACACCGGCGTCGCGCGGAGATGCCCCGCGCCGTCGCGCGCGAGCGTGCACGGCACGTAGTCTTCGCGTCCCGGTCGCGACGGGACGGCAACGTCGAGGACGGCGGCGAGTTCGCGTTCGTCGCCGAGACCGTCGTCGTCGATCCGCTCGCCCGCGAGGACGCGCACCAGCGGCCGGACGATGCGCCAGGCGACAACGAGCGCGCTGGCGGGATTTCCCGGCAGGCCGACGACCGGCTTTCCGCCGCAGCGTGCGAGCACCGTGGGTTTTCCCGGCTTGATCGCGATCCCGTGCACGAGCACGCCCGGCGCCCCGAGCGCACCGATCGCTTCGGCGGTGAGATCGCGCACCGAGACCGACGAACCCGCGGAGATCACGAGCGCATCGGCATCGTCGAGCGCCGCGCGCGCGGTGCGCTCGAGCATGAGCGTGCTGTCGGCGGCGATTCCGTGCGCGACCGCGACGCCGCCGGCGCGCTCGACGATCGCGGCGATCGTCGTCGCGTTGACGTCCCGCACTTGCGCCGGTCCCGGCGCCGCGGAGGCCGGGACGACCTCGTCGCCGGTCGAGAGGATCGCGACGCGCGGCTGCGCGGCGACCTGCACCCGAGTGATCCCGAGCGCGGCGAAGCCGCCGAGGTCGGCCGCCCGAAGACGCCGGCCCGCCGGTACGGCACAGGCCCCCGCCCGAATGTCTTCGCCCACCGTCAGGACGTTCTCGCCGGGCGCGGCGGCGGCGAGGATCTCGACTTCGGCATCGCCGACGGGGACCGGATGCAGGTTGGTGTCCTCGACCATCACCACCGCGTCGGCGCCCGGCGGGATCATCGCGCCCGTGTGAATGCGAGCGGCTTCGCGGGGGCCGATCGGCCGCCGCGGCACTACAGCGGTCGGAACGTCGTCGACGAGGCGCAGGTACGCCGGCGACTGCTCCGAGGCGCCGTGCGTGTCGGCGGCTCGTACCGCATAGCCGTCCATCGTCGAGCGCGCGAACGCCGGAAGCGTCTCCGAAGCGGCGACGTCCGACGCAAGGACGCGCCCGAGCGCGGTGCGCAAGGGCACGATTTCCGTGCGCGCGATCGGGGAACAACCGCGCGCAACCGCGGCGAATGCTTCGCCGGGCGGCATCACGGTAAAAAGTTCAGCCAACGAGGCACCTCCTGCGTGCCGCGCGAATCCGGATCCCTTCCCCCGGTCCGTCACCGAGGAGTACGCCCATTCTCACGCTGCCGAACCCTTCTCAGTCCTTCGACGACCATCTGTCCTCTTTGGGACTCGGCGGCGTGGGGACCGTGTACCGCAACCAGAGCGCCTCGCAGTTGTACGAGCAGGCGCTGGCGCGCGGCGAAGGCCGGATCGGCGCTGACGGACAGCTCGTCGTCGAGACCGGAAAGCATACCGGACGTTCGCCGCAGGACAAGTTCATCGTGCGCGAGCCGGGCAGCGAGAACCACATCGACTGGGAGAACAACAAGCCGATCGACGCGCACGTCTTCGATGCGCTGCTCGCCCGCGTCGGCGAATACCTGAGCGGCAAGGACGTCTTCTCGCTCGACTGTCACGTCGGGGCCGATCCGCGCTATCGCCTGCCGGTCCGCATCATCACCGAGTTCGCCTGGCACAGCCTCTTCGCGCGCGACCTCTTCATCGACGACGCCGACGATGCCGGCGAGACCTTCGTCCCGGAATTCACCGTCATCGACGCCGCGCTCTTCGACGCTGACCCCGTGCGTGACGGCGTGCGTTCGTCGACGTTCGTGCTGGTGAACTTCGCCCGCAAGATCATCCTGATCGGCGGAACGCGGTATGCCGGCGAGATCAAGAAGTCGGTGTTCACGGTGATGAACTACCTGATGCCGTTGCGCGAGACGCTCTCGATGCACTGCTCCGCGAACGTGGGCGGCGACGGCGACGTCGCGATCTTCTTCGGCCTCTCCGGCACCGGCAAGACGACGCTTTCGTCGGATCCAAAGCGTCCGCTAATCGGCGACGACGAACACGGCTGGTCGAGCGACGGCGTGTTCAACTTCGAGGGCGGATGCTATGCGAAGATGATCAAGCTCTCGCAGTCGGCGGAGCCGGAGATCTGGGCGGCCTCGCACCGCTTCGGCACCGTGCTCGAAAACGTGGTCATGGATCCGCAAACGCGCAAGCTCGATCTCGACAGCGCCGCGCTGACCGAGAACACCCGCTCCGCGTATCCGGTCGCGTTTCTGCCGAATTTCGTGAAATCGGGGATGGCGAACGCGCACCCGAAGACGATCATCATGCTGACCGCCGACGCCTTCGGCGTCCTTCCGCCGATCGCGAAGCTCACCGCCGAGCAGGCGATGTACCACTTCCTCTCCGGCTATACGGCGAAGGTCGCCGGCACCGAGCGCGGCGTCACCGAACCGACGGCGACCTTCTCCACCTGCTTCGGTGCGCCGTTCATGGTGCACCGGCCGACGGTCTATGCGAACTTGCTCGGCGAGCGGATCGCAAAACACGAAGCGTCGTGCTGGCTGGTGAACACCGGCTGGACCGGCGGCCCCTACGGCGTCGGTTCGCGGATGAAGATCGCGTACACCCGGGCGATGGTCAACGCCGCGATCGTCGGTGCCCTGCGCCACGTCGCCTACGAGCCCGAGCCGTTTTTCGGCTTGCACCTCCCCACCACCGTCCCGGGCGTGCCGAGCGAGGTCCTCAATCCGCGCAATGCGTGGACCGACACGGCCGCGTACGACGCGCAGGCGCGAAAACTCACCGCGCTCTTCGCGGAGAACTTCGCGCGCTTCGCGCCGCACGCATCGCCTGAATTGCTGGCGGTCGCGATCACGGCGTAGCGGCCGGCAGCAGCAGCCGTAACCGCGCTCATCTCCACGCTTTGCGCGGGCGCCGCCCCCGCTTCGCTCTTCGAAGCACCAGTCGGCGGCCGCGCTCACCAAAGAAGACGCGGCGCCGGCCGTTTTATCGTCCTGCCTGCTCGGCGGTCTCCTTGGATTGCCCGCCGTTCGCCGCTTGCGCGCCCAGCGTCTCTCCGGTGACGCTGGGGACCGTTCCGGTACGCAGCTGGCCGCTGCCGACGCGCACGTCGATGCGCCGCGGCTGCATCTTCGGATGGAGCGGGAGCATGAGCGTGAGCAGTCCGTTATCGACGTGCGCGTCGATGCGTTCCGCGTCGATCTCGTCGGGGAGCGTGATCGCGCGCGTGAAGCGCCGTCGTTCGCTGCGGCCTTCGACGCGCAACTGCCGGTCTTCGATCGTGACGCTGATCTCGTCGGGTTTGAACCCCGCAACGGGTAGCTCGATTCGGTACCCCTGGTCGGTTCGCTCGATGTCGAACCCGTACGCTTCAGGATTGCGCA is a genomic window containing:
- a CDS encoding P1 family peptidase produces the protein MRRTLAFSFALVLLAAPAGARSPVAIGTLTPGPVDAITDVPGVRVAHVTKVEGTDVRTGATAIVPNEDIWNQRVAAATFDLNGNGEMTGAHWVDQAGFLEVPIVLTDTLDVGRADDGVVSWMIAHHPQIGRSDDVPLPLVAECDDQGLNDIQGRYVHAEDVVAVLEAAKSGDFARGNVGAGTGMLAFAFAGGIGSASRVLPKTLGGYTVGVLLNANIGSQPRADLRIDGVPVGRSLTHELLPIRRRAAAAAMPLRGRAADGSIIIVVATDAPLDHARLRDIAKRATIGLARTGATSRVSSGDLFLAFSTTHRYPRDGGIAGPQVETDEDRIDALYEATADVVEEALDDALFSAHTVVGRNGTTAFSLPYERVRPLLRR
- a CDS encoding aldehyde ferredoxin oxidoreductase family protein, whose protein sequence is MTYAGPRDLLEVDLSARSVRRTALGDEVFADALGGVGLAVRLTDERVRGRLDPLGPENPIVIAAGPFASTPVPAANKHALATISPLTGLLNEGLSSSHFSAVLRRCGLAAIVVTGASDAWTVLAIDGDDVRFEDASGLAGRSARETTKALRERYGDRSLRVCAIGPAGERGVRYAAVENDGRQAGRGGTGAVFGAKRLKAIALRGRGEVRIADPAATAALSNVLRERALGPTTAKYRVLGTSANLRVLQRMGQLPTRNFTAATFEGAENVTPERAREARGTYLELRAGCAGCPVQCEHLYVRKDRDRRAAAASEYESVWAFGPNCGVDDLDAVLDAIARCDAVGIDTISAGSAIAFAMECAQHGLVAADAFGPPLRFGNAAVLLPAIDAVAERRGLGDLLADGVRAAAQRIGKGAERFAMHCKGLELPGYEPRTLPTYALGLATCTRGACHNRAATYDRDLRDPSAERDDETRAADAIEAENRAMAWDSLVLCKFVRDCFDDFEREAAALWSAVAGLALDADGLSAAAQRTWERKRAINARLGWTSAEDTLPPRMFDEPVASGPNAGCRVDPQRLAALRDAYERLRVEAASHRHIAATA
- a CDS encoding MoaD/ThiS family protein; translation: MRVELFGMARALAGTATVEIRADGALTYAEFVRALADAIPSMVPGVIAPSRDALVEPNLVLLDGRRAPREGERFGDGDRPCVLFLASGG
- a CDS encoding molybdopterin biosynthesis protein, whose amino-acid sequence is MTATRTVFLHDIPLETARERFDAALRAHGVDARGDAVETVALDDALDRVTARAVIARLSSPHYHACAMDGIAVRAARTAGARETAPVVLEARDALVVDTGDPLPPGFDAVVPIERVEPREGGRVAIRAAVAPFEHVRAIGEDVVASDVVVPARRLLGPADLALCAAAGVARVDVVRRPRVALITTGDELVDVTADDPPPGAILDSNAVLLSACVKRYGGTVALAIRLPDVEELLVAAVARASASADVVLVNAGSSAGRDDYTARVFARFGDVVVHGVAIRPGHPLVLAVAREARVPLLGIPGYPVSAAICADLFLRPLLERLGRRDPPDEQTIDVEVTRKLYSPLGEDEYVRAVAARVDGRIVATPLRRGAGVITSLSRANVLLAIPRLSEGARAGARLPARALRPLSAIERTLLAVGSHDVALDVLAGRLASAQIELVSAHVGSIAGLSALRQRAAHLAGTHVLDPPTQTYNDAAVRRYGPPEPVALVLLARREQGLVLARGNPLAIDAIAGIAATGARFVNRQPDAGTRILFDVLLARAGIAPEAIAGYDRIEFSHLAVAQLIANGSADAGLAIRAAARAFDLPFVSVAWEPYELALPARTLEEPRIAALIATLHDDAFRREVESLGGYDCAHAGDVRIVAPQVPA
- the glp gene encoding gephyrin-like molybdotransferase Glp, with product MAELFTVMPPGEAFAAVARGCSPIARTEIVPLRTALGRVLASDVAASETLPAFARSTMDGYAVRAADTHGASEQSPAYLRLVDDVPTAVVPRRPIGPREAARIHTGAMIPPGADAVVMVEDTNLHPVPVGDAEVEILAAAAPGENVLTVGEDIRAGACAVPAGRRLRAADLGGFAALGITRVQVAAQPRVAILSTGDEVVPASAAPGPAQVRDVNATTIAAIVERAGGVAVAHGIAADSTLMLERTARAALDDADALVISAGSSVSVRDLTAEAIGALGAPGVLVHGIAIKPGKPTVLARCGGKPVVGLPGNPASALVVAWRIVRPLVRVLAGERIDDDGLGDERELAAVLDVAVPSRPGREDYVPCTLARDGAGHLRATPVFGASNLIFTLVRADALIAIPFDRSGVAAGETVRVIVP
- the pckA gene encoding phosphoenolpyruvate carboxykinase (ATP), whose translation is MPNPSQSFDDHLSSLGLGGVGTVYRNQSASQLYEQALARGEGRIGADGQLVVETGKHTGRSPQDKFIVREPGSENHIDWENNKPIDAHVFDALLARVGEYLSGKDVFSLDCHVGADPRYRLPVRIITEFAWHSLFARDLFIDDADDAGETFVPEFTVIDAALFDADPVRDGVRSSTFVLVNFARKIILIGGTRYAGEIKKSVFTVMNYLMPLRETLSMHCSANVGGDGDVAIFFGLSGTGKTTLSSDPKRPLIGDDEHGWSSDGVFNFEGGCYAKMIKLSQSAEPEIWAASHRFGTVLENVVMDPQTRKLDLDSAALTENTRSAYPVAFLPNFVKSGMANAHPKTIIMLTADAFGVLPPIAKLTAEQAMYHFLSGYTAKVAGTERGVTEPTATFSTCFGAPFMVHRPTVYANLLGERIAKHEASCWLVNTGWTGGPYGVGSRMKIAYTRAMVNAAIVGALRHVAYEPEPFFGLHLPTTVPGVPSEVLNPRNAWTDTAAYDAQARKLTALFAENFARFAPHASPELLAVAITA
- a CDS encoding Hsp20/alpha crystallin family protein, which encodes MYGSQRPASRSLLGDLFGFDPMNLMRNPEAYGFDIERTDQGYRIELPVAGFKPDEISVTIEDRQLRVEGRSERRRFTRAITLPDEIDAERIDAHVDNGLLTLMLPLHPKMQPRRIDVRVGSGQLRTGTVPSVTGETLGAQAANGGQSKETAEQAGR